The Athene noctua chromosome 26, bAthNoc1.hap1.1, whole genome shotgun sequence genome has a window encoding:
- the RNF26 gene encoding E3 ubiquitin-protein ligase RNF26, with product MDLLFALLRALRAALDLLLLVLDVNFFLVSSLVSALLWLLAAACSLPAAAAAGALACWDGLLLSLASLARAVCGLALGALQGLAGLLRGCCCGLEGLKVAGHLLSHLALRGRELLHRGLCGLLGCGQALARQLCEGLAIATSLLAYLVNSLVNVCLIGTQNLFTLLAALWDSVASPFLRVTDLLAAFLAHVSSGAIAVSILLWSPCQLVFQLLTSVLELFINVFFVNIYGLGLLLLIIVVSIFVSNPGLLWTLTGYVLGYFNTLPSYHRLQRDVWRLYQVAVLTLGMAMTSQAWRRLVDWSLQVTNWSLQVTNWSRGGRTTNRESNQRGAAVPALRPAAPGRLMLAGVGQQPVEHEDWLNAEQMPQARPALSRSAVAGQRHQPPREEPSTSWGNALRRQQLNAAAGDGEGALDNDPWMLLKEQEERKKCVICQDQTKTVLLLPCRHLCLCQECTEVLLQQAIYQRNCPLCRQMILQTLNVYL from the coding sequence ATGGACCTGCTGTTCGCGCTGCTCCGCGCCCTGCGGGCGGCTCTGGACCTGCTGCTCCTGGTGCTGGACGTGAACTTCTTCCTGGTCTCCTCGTTGGTGTCGGCGCTGCTCTGGCTGCTCGCCGCGGCCTGCAGcctccccgcggccgccgccgccggggcgctGGCCTGCTGGGACGGGCTGCTGCTCTCGCTGGCCTCGCTGGCCCGGGCGGTCTGCGGCCTGGCGCTGGGCGCCCTGCAGGGGCTGGCCGGcctgctgcggggctgctgcTGCGGCCTGGAGGGGCTCAAGGTGGCGGGGCACCTCCTCTCGCACCTGGCGCTgcggggcagggagctgctgcaccGCGGGCTCTGCGGCCTGCTGGGCTGCGGGCAGGCCCTGGCCAGGCAGCTCTGCGAGGGGCTGGCCATCGCCACCAGCCTGCTGGCCTACCTCGTCAACAGCCTCGTCAACGTGTGCCTCATCGGCACGCAGAACCTCTTCACCCTGCTCGCGGCCCTGTGGGACTCCGTCGCCAGCCCCTTCCTCAGAGTCACGGACCTGCTGGCTGCTTTCCTGGCACACGTCTCCAGCGGCGCCATCGCCGTCTCCATCCTGCTGTGGTCGCCCTGCCAGCTGGTCTTCCAACTCCTGACCTCTGTCCTTGAGCTCTTCATCAATGTCTTCTTTGTGAATATTTACGGCCTGGGCTTGCTCCTCCTCATTATTGTTGTCAGCATCTTTGTCTCCAACCCTGGGCTGCTGTGGACGCTGACAGGCTACGTGCTGGGCTACTTCAACACGCTGCCTTCCTACCACCGCCTGCAGCGGGACGTGTGGCGGCTCTATCAGGTGGCCGTGCTGACGCTGGGGATGGCCATGACCTCCCAGGCCTGGCGCAGGTTGGTGGACTGGAGCCTTCAGGTGACTAACTGGAGCCTTCAGGTGACCAACTGGAGCCGAGGAGGCAGAACGACGAACCGGGAGAGCAACCAGCGAGGGGCAGCTGTGCCCGCCCTGAGACCCGCAGCCCCTGGCAGGCTGATGCTGGCAGGGGTTGGCCAGCAGCCAGTCGAGCACGAGGACTGGCTGAACGCAGAGCAGATGCCACAAGCACGTCCTGCTCTGAGTCGAAGTGCTGTGGCAGGACAGCGTCACCAGCCACCCAGGGAGGAACCGAGCACCTCCTGGGGGAACGCTCTGAGGAGGCAGCAACTGAACGCGGCAGCTGGGGATGGTGAGGGTGCTCTGGATAACGACCCCTGGATGCTACTGAAAGAGCAAGAGGAACGTAAGAAATGTGTCATCTGTCAAGACCAAACCAAGACagtcctgctcctgccctgcaggcacCTGTGCCTGTGTCAGGAGTGCACGGAAGTCCTCCTGCAGCAGGCCATCTACCAGCGCAACTGCCCGCTGTGCCGCCAGATGATCCTCCAGACGCTCAATGTGTACTTGTGA
- the C1QTNF5 gene encoding complement C1q tumor necrosis factor-related protein 5: protein MKQLFLLFFLGLITGSLQIEDNKIPGLCSGQPGIPGTPGLHGGQGLPGRDGRDGRDGAMGMPGEKGEMGPPGAPGPRGEVGSPGVDGMHGEKGAQGECAVAPRSAFSAKRSESRSPPLADQPIRFDVVLINEQGHYDPTTGKFTCEVPGLYYFAVHATVYRASLQFDIMKNGQSIASFFQYYGNWPKPTSLSGGALVRLEPEDEVWVQVGVGDYIGFYASVKTDSTFTGFLVYSYWQNSAVFA from the exons ATGAAgcagctcttcctcctcttcttcctcggGCTCATCACCGGCTCCTTGCAGATCGAAGACAACAAGATCCCTGGGTTGTGCTCAGGGCAGCCGGGCATCCCGGGGACACCGGGCCTGCACGGGGGCCAGGGTCTGCCAGGCAGAGACGGACGAGACGGCCGGGATGGGGCGATGGGGATGCCGGGGGAGAAGGGCGAGATGGGCCCTCCTG gagcGCCCGGTCCCCGTGGGGAGGTGGGCAGCCCCGGCGTGGATGGCATGCACGGTGAGAAGGGGGCGCAGGGCGAGTGCGCGGTGGCCCCCCGCTCGGCCTTCAGCGCCAAGCGCTCCGAGTCACGCAGCCCACCGCTGGCGGACCAGCCCATCCGCTTCGACGTGGTGCTCATCAACGAGCAGGGCCACTACGACCCCACCACGGGCAAATTCACCTGTGAGGTGCCCGGCCTCTACTACTTCGCCGTCCATGCCACTGTCTACCGTGCCAGCCTCCAGTTCGACATCATGAAGAACGGCCAGTCCATCGCCTCCTTCTTCCAGTACTACGGGAACTGGCCCAAGCCCACCTCGCTCTCGGGGGGGGCCCTGGTCCGCCTGGAGCCCGAGGACGAGGTGTGGGTGCAGGTGGGTGTGGGGGACTACATCGGCTTCTACGCCAGCGTCAAGACGGACAGCACCTTCACCGGCTTCCTGGTCTACTCCTACTGGCAAAACTCCGCCGTCTTCGCCTGA
- the MFRP gene encoding membrane frizzled-related protein isoform X1 — translation MKDFTEITLCPEALDHSKTEFCNPVFEGEEPRAAPSSEHPPDEDSTSPVSPRDGLGRQLWGQADWRYRADCKFTWLCVALMSAVLLFLIALLMGIVIHQLTSLQPPGTPGTALHARGTAVTTAAPTRGEPPASKTAATPTQSWLPAASTAAPACGGTLRGPEGSFSSPNYPGPYPPDALCIWRIEVGPGLAIQLKMETFSVEGTASCLFDRVELYEEQGASGMDPAPARGGPTRFCGNVPPPTFNTNSNHLRVTFVSDSSVGAPGFSAHYRAVAPSEKSCGWDEHVCDQGLCLHLGFVCDGFHDCADKSDEANCSLKHKECGGPLTALEGHFSTPSHPQPYPHQQLCLWQISVPVGHVIDLQFHNFSLETHEDCSFDFVEVHDSAGTGVASLMGRFCGHQLPPTLTSSRHVMTILFVADEGVADDGFFATYQARNATEKTCSPSEFSCGNGECQALESVCDGWHDCPDGTDELNCTGVSYPAFGSVCEPVAVEMCLGLGYNATSFPNIWLAIPDQEGAAEVLQDYQTLMELACYQHLRLLICSLFVPKCIPDGGVLQPCRAVCLAAELQCQQSLGLLGILWPINCNILPDSSDPIECFQP, via the exons ATGAAAGACTTCACCGAAATCACGCTTTGTCCTGAGGCTCTGGACCACAGCAAG ACTGAGTTCTGCAACCCTGTCTTCGAGGGTGAGGAGCCCCGGGCAGCACCAAGCTCCGAGCACCCACCGGATGAGGACAGCACCAGCCCCGTATCACCCCGGGATGGCCTCG GCCGGCAGCTCTGGGGCCAGGCAGACTGGCGGTACCGTGCTGACTGCAAGTTCACGTGGCTCTGCGTGGCTCTGATGAGCgctgtcctcctcttcctcatcgcCCTCCTGATGGGCATCGTCATCCATC AGCTGACGTCCCTGCAGCCACCCGGCaccccaggcacagccctgcATGCCCGTGGCACTGCCGTCACCACTGCAGCACCCACCCGAGGGGAGCCCCCCGCCTCCAAAACAGCTGCCACCCCAACCCAGAGCTGGCTGCCCGCAGCCAGCACGGCAGCACCGG CCTGTGGTGGGACCCTGCGCGGCCCCGAGGGCTCCTTCAGCTCTCCCAACTACCCCGGTCCCTACCCACCCGACGCACTCTGCATCTGGCGCATCGAGGTGGGCCCTGGCCTCGCCATCCAGCTGAAGATGGAGACGTTCAGCGTGGAGGGCACTGCCTCCTGCCTCTTCGACCGCGTGGAGCTCTACGAAGAGCAGGGGGCCAGCGGCATGGATCCTGCCCCGGCTCGGGGGGGCCCCACCAG GTTTTGTGGCAACGTGCCCCCCCCGACCTTCAACACCAACTCCAACCACCTGCGTGTCACCTTCGTCTCCGACAGCAGCGTGGGCGCCCCAGGCTTCAGTGCCCACTACCGTGCCGTGGCCCCCAGTGAGA AGAGCTGTGGCTGGGACGAGCACGTGTGTGACCAGGGGCTCTGCCTCCACCTGGGCTTCGTCTGCGATGGCTTCCACGACTGCGCGGACAAGAGCGACGAGGCCAACTGCAGCCTGAAACACAAAG AGTGCGGGGGGCCGCTGACTGCCTTAGAGGGGCACTTCTCCACCCCGAGCCATCCCCAGCCCTACCCACACCAGCAG ctgtgCCTCTGGCAGATCTCAGTGCCCGTGGGCCACGTCATCGACCTGCAGTTCCACAACTTCAGCCTGGAGACACACGAGGACTGCAGCTTCGACTTCGTGGAGGTGCACGACAGCGCAGGCACGGGGGTCGCCAGCCTCATGGGCAG GTTCTGTGGCCACCAGCTGCCACCCACCCTGACCTCCTCACGCCATGTCATGACCATTCTCTTCGTGGCAGACGAGGGAGTAGCAGACGACGGGTTCTTCGCCACCTACCAAGCCCGCAATGCCACAGAGA AGACCTGCAGCCCCTCAGAGTTCTCCTGTGGAAACGGTGAGTGCCAGGCACTGGAGTCCGTGTGTGACGGCTGGCATGACTGCCCCGATGGTACCGACGAGCTGAACTGCACCGGGGTCTCCTACCCAGCCTTCG GGTCTGTCTGTGAGCCCGTGGCGGTGGAGATGTGCCTGGGACTGGGCTACAATGCCACCTCCTTCCCCAACATCTGGCTGGCCATCCCGGACCAGGAGGGAGCCGCTGAGGTGCTGCAGGACTACCAG ACGCTGATGGAACTCGCCTGCTACCAGCACCTCCGCCTCCTCATCTGCAGCCTCTTTGTGCCCAAGTGCATCCCGGACGGTGGCGTCCTGCAGCCCTGCCGAGCCGTGTGCctggctgctgagctgcagtgcCAGCAGTCCCTCGGCCTCCTCGGCATCCTCTGGCCCATCAACTGCAACATCCTGCCCGACTCCAGTGACCCCATAGAGTGTTTCCAGCCCTGA
- the MFRP gene encoding membrane frizzled-related protein isoform X2 has protein sequence MKDFTEITLCPEALDHSKTEFCNPVFEGEEPRAAPSSEHPPDEDSTSPVSPRDGLGRQLWGQADWRYRADCKFTWLCVALMSAVLLFLIALLMGIVIHQLTSLQPPGTPGTALHARGTAVTTAAPTRGEPPASKTAATPTQSWLPAASTAAPACGGTLRGPEGSFSSPNYPGPYPPDALCIWRIEVGPGLAIQLKMETFSVEGTASCLFDRVELYEEQGASGMDPAPARGGPTRFCGNVPPPTFNTNSNHLRVTFVSDSSVGAPGFSAHYRAVAPSEKSCGWDEHVCDQGLCLHLGFVCDGFHDCADKSDEANCSLKHKECGGPLTALEGHFSTPSHPQPYPHQQLCLWQISVPVGHVIDLQFHNFSLETHEDCSFDFVEVHDSAGTGVASLMGRFCGHQLPPTLTSSRHVMTILFVADEGVADDGFFATYQARNATEKTCSPSEFSCGNGECQALESVCDGWHDCPDGTDELNCTGVSYPAFARGTPWGHQCCYEK, from the exons ATGAAAGACTTCACCGAAATCACGCTTTGTCCTGAGGCTCTGGACCACAGCAAG ACTGAGTTCTGCAACCCTGTCTTCGAGGGTGAGGAGCCCCGGGCAGCACCAAGCTCCGAGCACCCACCGGATGAGGACAGCACCAGCCCCGTATCACCCCGGGATGGCCTCG GCCGGCAGCTCTGGGGCCAGGCAGACTGGCGGTACCGTGCTGACTGCAAGTTCACGTGGCTCTGCGTGGCTCTGATGAGCgctgtcctcctcttcctcatcgcCCTCCTGATGGGCATCGTCATCCATC AGCTGACGTCCCTGCAGCCACCCGGCaccccaggcacagccctgcATGCCCGTGGCACTGCCGTCACCACTGCAGCACCCACCCGAGGGGAGCCCCCCGCCTCCAAAACAGCTGCCACCCCAACCCAGAGCTGGCTGCCCGCAGCCAGCACGGCAGCACCGG CCTGTGGTGGGACCCTGCGCGGCCCCGAGGGCTCCTTCAGCTCTCCCAACTACCCCGGTCCCTACCCACCCGACGCACTCTGCATCTGGCGCATCGAGGTGGGCCCTGGCCTCGCCATCCAGCTGAAGATGGAGACGTTCAGCGTGGAGGGCACTGCCTCCTGCCTCTTCGACCGCGTGGAGCTCTACGAAGAGCAGGGGGCCAGCGGCATGGATCCTGCCCCGGCTCGGGGGGGCCCCACCAG GTTTTGTGGCAACGTGCCCCCCCCGACCTTCAACACCAACTCCAACCACCTGCGTGTCACCTTCGTCTCCGACAGCAGCGTGGGCGCCCCAGGCTTCAGTGCCCACTACCGTGCCGTGGCCCCCAGTGAGA AGAGCTGTGGCTGGGACGAGCACGTGTGTGACCAGGGGCTCTGCCTCCACCTGGGCTTCGTCTGCGATGGCTTCCACGACTGCGCGGACAAGAGCGACGAGGCCAACTGCAGCCTGAAACACAAAG AGTGCGGGGGGCCGCTGACTGCCTTAGAGGGGCACTTCTCCACCCCGAGCCATCCCCAGCCCTACCCACACCAGCAG ctgtgCCTCTGGCAGATCTCAGTGCCCGTGGGCCACGTCATCGACCTGCAGTTCCACAACTTCAGCCTGGAGACACACGAGGACTGCAGCTTCGACTTCGTGGAGGTGCACGACAGCGCAGGCACGGGGGTCGCCAGCCTCATGGGCAG GTTCTGTGGCCACCAGCTGCCACCCACCCTGACCTCCTCACGCCATGTCATGACCATTCTCTTCGTGGCAGACGAGGGAGTAGCAGACGACGGGTTCTTCGCCACCTACCAAGCCCGCAATGCCACAGAGA AGACCTGCAGCCCCTCAGAGTTCTCCTGTGGAAACGGTGAGTGCCAGGCACTGGAGTCCGTGTGTGACGGCTGGCATGACTGCCCCGATGGTACCGACGAGCTGAACTGCACCGGGGTCTCCTACCCAGCCTTCG CCCGAGGCACGCCTTGGGGGCATCAGTGCTGCTATGAGAAGTGA